DNA sequence from the Cohnella herbarum genome:
ACCGGCATCCCAATCTACGGCTGCGATATGAGTCGGATCGACGCTGACCATATCTTCGGCAACCAATGGCTCGCCCGGATGTTCAAGCGGATCGGTGGTCACCCAATTCGAGAAGGCGATCGGATGCTGCCATCCGTGCTCGGCTTCCGTTACGGCCGTGATGTCGACCATCTCGGCCAACCATTTTTCGAAGGGATTAGCCCCGGGTTTGCTTTGAAAATGTTCTCCTTTATAATCGGCGACGTCGGCATTGCTCTTATTCGTTCTATCCACCATTACTGGATCCCATTCCGTGCCGACGATCCAACTCATGAGATAGGGCCCTGCGTTAAAGACGTATTTCCCGCTGGCTTTGCCGGAATGCGCTTCGGCTTCGAGATCGATATTTCCGTACACCGCTTCTACGGCCTCTCGAATCTCTTTTTCAAACTTCTGTTTGACTTTCGGATCAAAGGCGTTCTGAACTTCGATTAATTGTTCTTCCGGACTCCATACCCCTTGAATGAAGAAGAGCGGATTATCCGAATGCTTCGCGTTATATCGGACCAAAGCTTCGTAAAACTCCGGTTTTAGAATGGTATACACGCGAATGACGTTGGCGCCCATCTCTTGAACCATCTCAAACCATCTCATATAGTCGTCTTTCGAAATTTCAAGCTCGCCGGGAAAATGTCCGGGAACCGCCGCTCCCATATTGACCCCTTTGGCAAAATAAGGTTTCCATGATTGGTTTTGAAACTGTTCGATTCGAGTTCCGTTCGTTTTGAATTTCACCTTAACGCCATTATCGATCTCGGCGCTTTCTACCTTGGCAACAGGCGGCATCAACCAATAAGCGACTGCTCCGCCCGCGATTACGACAACAAGTCCTAATTTGACTAAACCGCTCTTGAATAACTTTTTCATTGCCATCTTCCTCGTGTGTGAAATCTAGTTGTCTATCCAGCAATGGTATCTCTCATTCGGCCTCCAAGTACTGTAGCACAATGCGACAAACCCATTCAACCAAACCCGAGCATTACCGTCATTAACAATTTTTTAGAACTTTAATAATGATTGAAAAATGTGCGGCAGTCTTATACGGCCTGGTCTCATTAAGTTGTAATTAGGTCAGACTTTTTTACGGCTATCGATACTGCAAATAATGATTAAATTCAAGGAAATAGCCGGCTATGTTAAAATAACCCTATATTGCGGTCAATGAAGGAGTCGGCAATCGCCATGTCCAGAGAACGTAAAAGCCTCATAGAGCGGATTGAGCTGAAAGGTAATTTTTTTCTGCACTATCGAGTAAAACACGGGAACTCTTACTTCTTTCACGCCCATCAAGGAATTGAATTCCTATACGTTCACCAGGGCAACGGTCACGCGCTCGTCAACGACCAACTCGTGAAGATGGAACCCGGCACGCTGCTCCTGTTTCAACCGTTTCAGTTGCACCAAATTCATATGGAATCGGGATCGGACTATATTCGAACCGTACTCGTCTTTGATCCTACTTTAATCGATAAGCAGCTTGCGCAATTTAAGTCTCTGCAGCTTTTTTTCCGGTGGCTGTGGCACAATGAGATCCCCATGCAACACTTTCCCTTTGGCGAGCAATCCGGCGAAATGGAACGTCTTCTGGAGGTTTACCATATGGCGCTGCAGACGGATGTACAGGAGCTTCGCACCGAGGAGATCGGATTATGCATGATCGCGCTGCTGCAACTGTTACGCCGTTCCTTCTTCTCCAAACAGGATGTATCCGCATTCGCAAGCCAACCTCGAACGCTCCGTTATGCCGAGAAAGTGATGCAGTGGGTCGAGTCTCACTATCAGGAACAATTCGACTTGTCCAAACTGTCGGACCACTTGTTCGTTTCTCCCTCTCATATTTCCCGACTCTTCCATAAGGAAACCGGGGCAACGATATCGGATTACGTGACCGCCAGACGGTTGCGCGAAGCTTGCTTGCTCTTGGCCGCTACCCAGTTATCCGTTCGAGAGATCGCCCATAAAGTCGGTCTGTTGAGCGGCCCGTATTTCGGCAGACTGTTTAAGAAACAATTCGACGTCACCCCTCTGCAATACCGCAATCGAATGAGAAGCCTTTCACGGTAACAGGACATTCAGCGCGTTCGCTTGAAATCCACGACGATCGGCAACTTCGCAGTTCCCCATCTCTCCTCTGAACGAGCAAATCCCGTATCTCCTTTATTTACAGCCATCGAATGCACAACGAAAGTACATTTTTGGACAACGGAGGATCATTCGAGTTTGTTACTCTGAACCAGAACGCGAATAACAAGGAGAGGAGGTGACGGTTAATGCCTTATGCGGCCATGTTGCTCGTCGTATTGTTGTGGGGCTCCGCGGCCGCGGTAGGCCGTCGATTGGGGACAGACTTGTCGGCGCTTGAGCTTTCCATATGGCGGGTGGCGATCGGATTTCTACTATTGTTAATTCTTCATCTGCTAACAAGCAGAAAACATCCCAAATCGTTCTCCCAGCCTAAGGGCGGCATGCCATTCCAAACATACTTGCGAATATGGACTTTCGGTATTTTCGGTTACGGCATAATGATCTGGCTCTTCTTCTGCGCCGCCCGCAGTACGTTGGCCAGCCACGTCGTTCTCATTCTGTCCATGGCCCCGATCAGTACGCTGCTCATGGATCGCTTGCTGGGCGGAAGAGGAAGCGCTAAATCCTTCATCTCAGCCGGAATATCGCTCCTCGGAATCGCGATTATGGTAGCCCCATCGCTATCTGGCTCAGGCGCAAGCCTGATAGGCGACTTTTGGGCGCTGCTGGCCATGCTCTCCTTTTCTCTCTACACCATCGGGGTCAAAAGGTATTCGAACGGCATGTCCACCCTTCAGGTCAATCTTCACGGGATGGCTGCCGGGCTTGCGTTCCTATGGCTTGTGTTGGCAATTGGGGAACGAAAGTTTCTTCCTGCGGGTTTTCATGAGATCGATCAATGGACCCAAATCGCTTATCTGGGTTTAGGCTCCACCGGGCTTGCCTACTTTCTCTATGCATGGGCACTCGGCAATCTTGCGGTGGACAAAGTCGTGCCGTTTATTTATTTGCAGCCGGTCGTTGGGGTATTGCTATCGTTGCTCTGGCTTGGCGAACCGTTTTCTTTGCCGTTGGCGCTCGGTATGGGCTTTATCGCCGCAGGTTTGCTGTGGAACCAATTTCAAACTAATACCATTAAGAACGAGGTGCTGAATCGTGGTTGAGAAAAAAATAAGACTTGGCGTAATTGGCTGCGGAGTCATCGGAAAGCAGCATATAAAAGCGGCCTTGGGAGTCGATTGGATCGAATTGGCCGGCATCGCCGATGCCAATCCGGACACCGCTCGGCTTGCCGCGGAGCAATTCGGCGCGCAGCGGGTGTATCCGAATGCCGATCTGCTGCTTGAAGATCCGAGTATCGAAGCCGTAGTGTTGGCAATCCCAACTAGTACTAGAAATGCACTCGCGTTGAAGGCATTGGCCAACGGGAAACATGTGCTGCTTGAGAAACCCGTTGCTCTGCACGAGAACGAAATCCATCAATTAATCGAAGCTCAAGGAGAACTGACGGTTGCCGTCTGCTCCTCCCGTTTTCGCTTTCTGGAGCATGCCGAAGCGGCAAGGAAATGGATCGACGAGGGAAATCTGGGGGAGGTGCGGCTTTTGCGTTGCCGGGTGAACGAGCCGGCCGGCAAACGTCCGGCCACTCCGCCCCCGACCTGGAGACTTCATACGGCCATTAACGGCGGCGGGATCGTGGCCAATTGGGGAATATACGATTTCGACTATTTGCTTGGTTTAACGGGCTGGACTCTTCAACCCAAGTGGATACTATCGCATATGTGGCAGCTTCCGGAGCCGATTGCGGACTACTTCCCGCCGAACTCCGACTCGGAAACGTACGGCTCCGCTTTCATTCAATGCGACAACGATGCCGTCATTACTTTCGAGCGAGGAGAGTTTATGGCCGCGCCGCTCGAACGTTCCTGGCAGATTATCGGAAGCAAGGGAAGCCTTACCCTGCACATGACTTGGCCGTCCGAGAAAACCATTTCGTGTACGACGCTGGATGCGGAGTCCGGTGCGCAAACCCGCACGTTATGGGAAGGAACGGAGGATTCTTCTTGGATAGACAAAGGACCCGTAATCGACTTTACCCGCTCTATTATTGAAGGGGGCAAACCGGCTACAGGCTTACGGGAAGCGCTTGTTCTGCAAAGGATTTTGGATGCGGCGTATCAATCCTCGCGGAGCGGTGCGCCAGTTATGATTAACTCCGAGGGGGATTGAGCGTTGATGAATTATGCCTTCGTCTCCTTCTCTTGTCCGGACGCCGACCTCCTTACCGTACTAAGAATGGCCCAGCAATACGGCTATTCCGGCTTCGAGGCAAGGTGCGATTGCGGACATCGCCATGGTATAGAGTTGGACATTACTCCAGAACAGATTATTGATATAAAGACGGCCTTCCAAGCCAGCGGCGTTAAGTTGCAGTGCATTAGCGTCTCCTGCCGATATTCCAACCCCGTAACCGTTCAGGCGAATATTACGGAAACCATCGCTTACATCCGGCTTGCCCAGGCACTGGAAGTGCCGTTCATCCGAA
Encoded proteins:
- a CDS encoding Gfo/Idh/MocA family protein, translating into MVEKKIRLGVIGCGVIGKQHIKAALGVDWIELAGIADANPDTARLAAEQFGAQRVYPNADLLLEDPSIEAVVLAIPTSTRNALALKALANGKHVLLEKPVALHENEIHQLIEAQGELTVAVCSSRFRFLEHAEAARKWIDEGNLGEVRLLRCRVNEPAGKRPATPPPTWRLHTAINGGGIVANWGIYDFDYLLGLTGWTLQPKWILSHMWQLPEPIADYFPPNSDSETYGSAFIQCDNDAVITFERGEFMAAPLERSWQIIGSKGSLTLHMTWPSEKTISCTTLDAESGAQTRTLWEGTEDSSWIDKGPVIDFTRSIIEGGKPATGLREALVLQRILDAAYQSSRSGAPVMINSEGD
- a CDS encoding AraC family transcriptional regulator, with protein sequence MSRERKSLIERIELKGNFFLHYRVKHGNSYFFHAHQGIEFLYVHQGNGHALVNDQLVKMEPGTLLLFQPFQLHQIHMESGSDYIRTVLVFDPTLIDKQLAQFKSLQLFFRWLWHNEIPMQHFPFGEQSGEMERLLEVYHMALQTDVQELRTEEIGLCMIALLQLLRRSFFSKQDVSAFASQPRTLRYAEKVMQWVESHYQEQFDLSKLSDHLFVSPSHISRLFHKETGATISDYVTARRLREACLLLAATQLSVREIAHKVGLLSGPYFGRLFKKQFDVTPLQYRNRMRSLSR
- a CDS encoding DMT family transporter — encoded protein: MPYAAMLLVVLLWGSAAAVGRRLGTDLSALELSIWRVAIGFLLLLILHLLTSRKHPKSFSQPKGGMPFQTYLRIWTFGIFGYGIMIWLFFCAARSTLASHVVLILSMAPISTLLMDRLLGGRGSAKSFISAGISLLGIAIMVAPSLSGSGASLIGDFWALLAMLSFSLYTIGVKRYSNGMSTLQVNLHGMAAGLAFLWLVLAIGERKFLPAGFHEIDQWTQIAYLGLGSTGLAYFLYAWALGNLAVDKVVPFIYLQPVVGVLLSLLWLGEPFSLPLALGMGFIAAGLLWNQFQTNTIKNEVLNRG